The proteins below come from a single Triticum aestivum cultivar Chinese Spring chromosome 5D, IWGSC CS RefSeq v2.1, whole genome shotgun sequence genomic window:
- the LOC123120649 gene encoding uncharacterized protein, whose product MTMSWSDLPADLVAAVADRIGDHADFACFHSVCPSWHSASAAHGARRSAPLLLLPAENHFRVDRRLWSLADDRIVRIPVPAASGFFLFASPDGWTLAVDRYFSVGLPGLPPSFRNDPVVRRDMVWDRSPHAVMIALRSTKMPCFCRPGDQSWSPVECLEELSQVSSITYCDGAFYLFDAGTRKTVCLDSETFAVSAVIEPPPAQLMREPTLAVSSAELIMIGRTHVLPPGGFDGPVKLRRARAFRWDRRNPTSWAAVEDIGNRAVFVDSFRGFYVEANGFNGVRRNCVYVASSHPSAKRDGRCAVSVLDLAGLAIEHLSVGNLSSCRSSRFWQRPSWCMPNLC is encoded by the coding sequence atgacgatgagctGGTCCGACCTGCCGGCCGACCTCGTAGCGGCGGTCGCCGACAGGATCGGCGACCACGCCGATTTCGCCTGCTTCCACTCCGTGTGCCCGTCCTGGCACTCGGCGTCGGCGGCGCACGGCGCCCGCCGCAGCGCTCCCCTGCTCCTCCTGCCTGCCGAAAACCACTTCCGCGTCGACCGCCGCCTCTGGTCGCTCGCGGATGACCGGATCGTGAGGATCCCCGTGCCCGCCGCCAGCGGCTTCTTCCTCTTCGCCTCGCCGGACGGCTGGACGCTCGCCGTGGACCGCTACTTCTCGGTCGGCTTACCCGGGCTGCCGCCCTCGTTCCGCAACGACCCTGTCGTTCGTCGCGACATGGTGTGGGATCGGTCGCCACACGCCGTCATGATCGCCCTGCGGAGCACCAAGATGCCGTGCTTCTGCCGGCCGGGGGACCAGTCGTGGAGCCCGGTGGAGTGCCTGGAGGAGCTCAGCCAGGTCAGCAGCATCACCTACTGCGACGGCGCGTTCTATCTCTTCGATGCGGGGACCCGCAAGACGGTCTGCCTGGACAGCGAAACCTTCGCCGTGTCTGCCGTGATCGAGCCGCCGCCGGCGCAGCTGATGCGCGAGCCCACGCTCGCCGTGTCGTCCGCCGAGCTCATCATGATCGGCCGGACGCATGTCTTGCCCCCGGGAGGATTCGACGGCCCGGTGAAGCTCCGCAGGGCGAGGGCCTTCCGTTGGGACCGCAGGAACCCCACGAGCTGGGCGGCGGTCGAAGACATCGGCAACCGCGCCGTGTTCGTGGACAGCTTCCGGGGGTTCTACGTCGAGGCCAACGGATTCAACGGGGTGCGGCGGAACTGTGTGTATGTCGCGAGCTCGCACCCGTCCGCGAAACGCGACGGGAGGTGCGCCGTCTCCGTGCTGGAcctcgctggcctcgccatcgagCATCTCTCGGTCGGGAACCTAAGCAGCTGCCGGTCCAGTAGATTCTGGCAACGGCCTTCGTGGTGCATGCCAAATCTCTGCTGA
- the LOC123124993 gene encoding uncharacterized protein, translated as MNRAFANVIVRDYGSKFYSLLRVNLKQHLFHRSAAAAEKASNKKGLPSAIPSLEPLPEHKINFSTPPKMEGATYLHFFSLLKGQAEGRVMFADPCANPVMYDIDMDAVIAMPETNFSKQRDSISLSMTRPGSQDDDEQHYVLSKEPSNVLFEVLEYGRNGSARGGPSAGTERRWHWQHLPSPPMRGPYLPSLHRREVIHPSAAAVVDETTLCVSSVETGAYAFDTVKGEWRKAGSWALPFHGAAEYVPELGLWFGVNAAVGNTHHCLGAFDLSSWPPVEHRTWNYLDPLSDKWLTWQRHLLNLGSGKFCIATSFQNIEWHTPCNAAGYPLHGLDDEMVVNDLIILTGVEVVRCGDRLKMINHKSKHLEGIEIHCVL; from the coding sequence ATGAATCGTGCGTTCGCCAACGTCATAGTGCGCGATTACGGCAGTAAATTTTACTCGCTGCTCCGGGTCAACCTCAAGCAGCATCTCTTCCACcgctcagcagcagcagcagaaaagGCGAGTAACAAGAAGGGACTGCCATCGGCGATCCCGAGCTTGGAGCCTCTGCCCGAGCACAAGATCAACTTCTCGACGCCGCCAAAGATGGAGGGCGCAACGTACTTGCACTTCTTCTCCCTGCTGAAAGGGCAGGCAGAGGGCCGTGTCATGTTCGCCGACCCTTGCGCCAATCCCGTGATGTACGACATTGACATGGACGCCGTCATCGCCATGCCCGAGACTAACTTCAGCAAACAGAGGGACTCAATCTCCTTGTCCATGACTAGGCCTGGGAGCCAAGACGACGACGAACAGCACTATGTCTTGAGCAAAGAACCGAGCAATGTCTTGTTTGAGGTCTTGGAGTACGGGAGGAACGGCTCCGCCAGGGGGGGTCCATCCGCTGGGACTGAACGGAGGTGGCACTGGCAACATCTGCCCTCGCCGCCGATGCGTGGACCGTACCTGCCTAGCCTCCACAGGAGAGAGGTCATCCACCCCTCCGCGGCGGCGGTGGTCGATGAGACGACTTTGTGTGTGTCGTCTGTGGAAACCGGAGCCTATGCCTTTGACACGGTGAAAGGTGAGTGGAGGAAGGCTGGAAGCTGGGCGCTGCCCTTCCATGGCGCGGCGGAGTACGTCCCTGAACTCGGCCTCTGGTTTGGCGTCAATGCTGCCGTCGGCAACACCCACCACTGTCTGGGTGCCTTCGACCTGTCTTCCTGGCCACCCGTGGAGCACCGCACCTGGAACTATCTTGATCCGCTGTCCGACAAGTGGTTGACATGGCAGAGGCACCTACTCaaccttggctcaggcaagttctgcATCGCCACCAGCTTTCAAAATATCGAGTGGCACACACCATGTAATGCAGCAGGCTACCCTTTACACGGGCTAGATGATGAGATGGTGGTCAATGACCTTATCATCTTGACGGGCGTCGAGGTTGTGCGTTGTGGCGACAGGCTCAAGATGATCAACCACAAGTCTAAACACCTTGAAGGCATTGAAATCCACTGCGTGCTCTGA
- the LOC123124994 gene encoding uncharacterized protein, which produces MFSSYPFEILPPLLRRLSTPLSRRRLVRSGRQLQPQYSTTECVNFSRMTNRQFANMIVHNYPKGVYSLRRINLMEHLFYPSTEAAEKAEVNKKGWLSTMLKGSPKQSLPKTNINFSSLPNMADLTTRHFFSLLRGQGEGSVMFVSPNVHTMMYDTSTDFVFGMPQANFCKQSDSIALSITRRSYGQDNHELYVIGKGEDNALFEVLNYTRTTDLNDSSWYWRPLPCPPPFRPCLPGSNSKVCPPSAAAVLDAATICVSSVDAGACAFFDTATREWRQAGSWVLPIHGAAEYVPEFDLWFGLDDVIGNPNHCLRAFDFDSSRRPVVRHSWNYLSVLPDEWLPRQRHLLNMGSGKFCIATSFRNLLRHTSCTRLNGAVNELTVLTGVEVVHNVNGFQIVKHKSECYSLEDNRIHCVL; this is translated from the exons ATGTTCAGCAGTTATCCCTTCGAAATCTTGCCTCCCCTCCTCCGCCGCCTTTCTACCCCACTTTCCAGGCGCCGGCTTGTCAGATCCGGGCGCCAGCTTCAG CCACAATATTCGACTACTGAGTGTGTTAATTTCTCGAGGATGACAAATCGTCAGTTTGCAAATATGATAGTACACAATTATCCAAAGGGAGTGTATTCCCTGCGCCGGATCAACCTCATGGAGCATCTCTTCTACCCTTCAACAGAAGCTGCCGAAAAGGCAGAAGTGAATAAGAAGGGATGGTTATCCACCATGTTGAAAGGGAGCCCCAAGCAGAGTCTGCCCAAGACGAACATCAACTTCTCATCACTGCCTAACATGGCCGACTTAACTACCAGGCATTTCTTCTCCCTGCTGAGAGGGCAGGGTGAGGGCTCTGTCATGTTCGTCAGTCCTAACGTCCACACGATGATGTACGACACTAGCACGGACTTCGTCTTTGGCATGCCACAAGCCAACTTCTGTAAGCAGAGTGACTCAATCGCCCTGTCCATCACTCGGCGGAGCTATGGCCAGGACAACCACGAGCTCTATGTCATAGGAAAAGGAGAGGACAATGCCTTGTTCGAGGTCTTGAACTATACCAGGACAACTGATCTGAACGACTCATCTTGGTACTGGCGACCTCTACCCTGCCCGCCACCGTTTCGGCCGTGCCTGCCTGGCAGCAACAGCAAAGTTTGTCCTCCCTCTGCAGCGGCTGTGTTGGATGCCGCCACAATATGTGTCTCATCTGTGGATGCTGGAGCCTGCGCCTTCTTTGACACGGCAACGCGCGAGTGGAGGCAGGCTGGCAGCTGGGTGCTGCCCATCCACGGTGCGGCGGAGTATGTCCCTGAGTTTGACCTTTGGTTTGGCCTCGACGATGTCATTGGCAACCCCAACCATTGCCTGCGTGCTTTTGACTTCGATTCCTCCAGGCGACCGGTGGTGCGGCACTCCTGGAACTATCTCAGCGTCCTGCCCGATGAGTGGTTGCCGCGGCAGAGGCACCTGCTAAACATGGGCTCAGGCAAGTTCTGCATCGCCACCAGCTTTCGAAATCTCTTGAGGCACACCTCGTGCACACGACTTAATGGTGCGGTCAATGAGCTTACTGTCTTGACTGGCGTGGAGGTGGTGCACAATGTCAATGGTTTCCAGATCGTCAAGCACAAGTCTGAATGTTACAGCTTGGAGGACAATAGAATCCACTGTGTGCTCTGA